In one Geoglobus acetivorans genomic region, the following are encoded:
- a CDS encoding nucleotidyltransferase domain-containing protein, producing MNKEKALDSFMRRIEKFRDIIVKVVVFGSYARGEAKEDSDIDVLIVVKDRETEQEIIGMAVEVLLEHGEYISVRVLTEKEFELLKNTGFVRNVMKDGMVIAG from the coding sequence GTGAACAAAGAAAAGGCTCTTGATTCTTTCATGAGAAGGATTGAAAAGTTCAGAGACATAATCGTCAAGGTAGTCGTATTTGGCTCCTATGCCCGGGGAGAGGCTAAGGAAGACAGCGACATAGACGTCCTCATAGTGGTGAAAGACAGAGAAACTGAACAGGAAATTATCGGTATGGCCGTCGAAGTCCTACTCGAACATGGCGAGTACATATCCGTGAGGGTTTTAACCGAGAAAGAATTTGAACTGCTTAAGAACACGGGTTTTGTCAGGAACGT
- the cas8a1 gene encoding type I-B CRISPR-associated protein Cas8b1/Cst1 encodes MSDIDLSENHFEEKRRENGMEFYWTGHPFVDAGLAAILLIAGKSKPEELQKEDVSKAVDFAAELYATKDWSSSYLHGMIFPNSGIVMSNPSMSKKRSPENIAQNLWSILEKTNATNPDSPTCIICGRKPAYTGKEIYLSVFPLLGTGGVTNYFHSANPKGADICAHCIFLTQFLPLVSYRLSRVLVIHAYPYELMLELSKGALDEIKKSKLASQAKGFRIPENFLFHLIGEITRKVERDEFWENASVTLYYFICNLQNQVLDIINVPNPILRFVAYANKVDYVGWRRIVAMGWKGKPSEAEIENFERERRNAVYSRLLNYESILPYFYNLKERKVNASWNLLAFYCKEVAGLDKEALEFIKSVGDRIVESIERLPNHKLDDEVRSLERAEKLHQFEAFFIRIEKVRQNLGIEKPLMTFDEFTKILTAYGEDVNVSWKTVRNLLLFRIYEKLHDRLIKSDKSSEISEVLEENEYAIFGGEGE; translated from the coding sequence ATGAGTGACATTGATTTATCTGAAAATCATTTCGAAGAAAAAAGGAGAGAAAATGGTATGGAATTTTACTGGACAGGGCACCCTTTTGTGGATGCAGGATTAGCTGCGATTCTACTAATTGCTGGAAAAAGCAAACCTGAAGAGCTTCAAAAAGAAGATGTTTCAAAGGCTGTAGACTTTGCTGCAGAACTTTATGCAACGAAAGATTGGAGTTCAAGCTATCTTCATGGCATGATATTTCCAAATAGTGGGATAGTAATGTCCAATCCAAGCATGTCTAAGAAACGATCTCCAGAGAACATAGCTCAGAATTTATGGAGCATCTTGGAGAAAACCAATGCCACAAATCCGGACTCCCCGACATGCATTATATGTGGTAGAAAACCTGCATACACAGGTAAAGAAATCTACCTTTCAGTTTTTCCTTTGCTGGGGACTGGTGGGGTTACGAACTATTTCCATTCAGCAAATCCTAAAGGAGCAGACATCTGTGCACATTGTATATTTTTAACCCAATTTCTACCTCTAGTGTCTTACAGACTTTCAAGAGTGTTGGTAATTCATGCGTATCCTTACGAACTTATGCTTGAACTTTCAAAAGGTGCACTTGATGAGATTAAAAAAAGCAAACTTGCATCGCAAGCAAAAGGGTTCAGAATACCAGAGAACTTTCTTTTCCATCTGATAGGTGAAATTACCAGAAAAGTTGAGAGGGATGAGTTCTGGGAAAACGCATCGGTTACTTTGTACTATTTCATATGCAATCTCCAAAACCAAGTCTTAGACATCATCAATGTGCCCAATCCTATACTAAGATTTGTGGCTTACGCAAATAAAGTGGACTATGTTGGCTGGAGGCGTATAGTTGCAATGGGATGGAAAGGCAAACCAAGCGAGGCTGAAATCGAAAACTTTGAACGAGAGAGGCGGAATGCTGTTTACTCAAGACTTTTGAACTATGAAAGTATATTACCGTACTTCTATAATTTAAAGGAAAGAAAAGTAAATGCAAGCTGGAATCTTTTGGCTTTTTACTGTAAGGAGGTGGCGGGTTTGGATAAGGAGGCTCTGGAGTTTATTAAAAGTGTTGGAGATAGAATTGTGGAATCAATAGAAAGGCTACCAAATCATAAGCTTGACGATGAGGTAAGAAGCTTGGAGCGAGCCGAAAAGCTACATCAATTCGAGGCATTTTTCATTCGTATCGAAAAGGTCAGGCAAAATCTAGGAATAGAGAAGCCTTTGATGACTTTTGATGAATTCACAAAAATACTCACTGCTTACGGAGAGGATGTAAATGTTTCTTGGAAAACTGTAAGGAATCTCTTGTTGTTCCGCATTTATGAGAAGCTTCATGACAGGCTTATAAAATCTGATAAGTCGTCGGAAATTAGCGAAGTTTTAGAAGAAAATGAGTATGCAATATTTGGAGGTGAGGGTGAATGA
- a CDS encoding ammonium transporter translates to MWMDSGDTAWLLVSTAMVMLMVPGVGLFYAGMVRRKNAVSMLSLSFIALAAVSVQWVLLGYTLSFGNDVAGFIGDLSAAGLRGVSGDAGSIPSLLFVAFQLTFAAVTLAILSSGVAERIKLSSFMVFGVLWTTLVYDPLAHWVWGGGWLAELGALDFAGGTVVHISSGFSALALAFVIGRRLGYEEHSMTPHSIPMTMLGTALLWFGWFGFNAGSALSAGESAANALLVTNTAAAAGAIAWLVASWLHDKPSGLGMVSGAIAGLVAITPAAGYVDSLSAIAIGAAAGVLCYGAMLFRVSRRWDESLDAWAVHGIGGLWGALATGIFAMESVGGYSGLLYGNVEQFAAQVVASLAAIAYAFGVTLVLAKAVDAVMGLRVTEEEEYVGLDVSQHGERAYA, encoded by the coding sequence ATGTGGATGGACAGTGGAGATACTGCCTGGTTGCTGGTCTCAACGGCGATGGTTATGCTGATGGTACCGGGAGTCGGGCTTTTCTATGCAGGAATGGTGAGGAGGAAGAACGCGGTTTCTATGCTCTCCCTTTCGTTCATAGCTCTTGCAGCGGTGAGCGTTCAGTGGGTGCTGCTTGGATACACCCTGTCCTTCGGCAACGACGTCGCAGGATTCATCGGTGACCTGAGTGCAGCCGGCCTCAGAGGCGTTTCCGGGGATGCGGGCAGCATACCTTCGCTGCTCTTCGTTGCATTTCAGCTGACCTTTGCTGCGGTAACTCTCGCCATACTGTCGAGTGGTGTGGCTGAAAGGATAAAGCTCAGCTCGTTCATGGTTTTTGGAGTGCTGTGGACGACCCTCGTCTACGATCCACTCGCCCACTGGGTGTGGGGTGGAGGGTGGCTCGCAGAGCTTGGAGCTTTAGACTTCGCCGGAGGAACCGTGGTGCACATAAGCTCCGGATTCTCGGCGTTAGCTCTCGCCTTCGTGATTGGCAGGAGGCTCGGCTATGAGGAGCACAGCATGACCCCCCACAGCATACCGATGACAATGCTCGGAACTGCACTGCTCTGGTTCGGCTGGTTCGGATTCAATGCCGGAAGTGCTTTATCTGCTGGAGAAAGTGCAGCGAACGCATTGCTTGTAACGAACACCGCTGCAGCAGCAGGAGCGATCGCATGGCTCGTTGCGAGCTGGCTTCACGACAAGCCAAGTGGCCTCGGAATGGTGAGCGGTGCTATAGCCGGTCTTGTCGCTATAACTCCCGCTGCGGGGTATGTGGATTCCCTATCAGCAATTGCCATTGGTGCAGCGGCAGGAGTTCTCTGCTATGGAGCGATGCTCTTCAGGGTGAGTAGAAGGTGGGATGAGAGCCTTGATGCGTGGGCGGTACACGGAATCGGCGGGCTGTGGGGCGCTCTGGCAACGGGGATCTTTGCCATGGAAAGCGTTGGAGGGTACAGCGGACTGCTTTACGGCAACGTTGAGCAGTTTGCTGCACAGGTGGTGGCATCCCTTGCAGCGATAGCCTACGCCTTCGGAGTGACGCTCGTACTTGCAAAGGCTGTAGATGCGGTGATGGGACTCAGGGTTACGGAAGAGGAGGAGTACGTCGGGCTTGACGTATCCCAGCACGGGGAGAGGGCATACGCGTGA
- a CDS encoding cysteine hydrolase family protein, which produces MRPALVVVDMQKDFCYPDGKLFGGEHLSGIFEPTAKAVREARKKMPVIFTQDWHRKDDPEFDIWPEHCLAASDGAEIIDELEVREEDYIVRKRRYSAFFGTDLDLTLRELGIEKLYITGVLTNICVLHTAGDAVLRGYKVAVIRDCTAALNDYDYEYALKHMENVFNARIITLSDFLRGL; this is translated from the coding sequence ATGAGGCCCGCCCTTGTCGTTGTGGACATGCAGAAGGACTTCTGCTATCCTGACGGAAAGCTATTCGGTGGAGAGCACCTCTCAGGCATCTTCGAGCCAACTGCTAAAGCCGTCAGAGAGGCGAGAAAGAAGATGCCGGTGATTTTCACCCAGGACTGGCACAGAAAGGACGATCCGGAATTCGATATATGGCCCGAGCACTGTCTTGCTGCAAGTGATGGGGCAGAGATAATAGATGAGCTTGAGGTGAGGGAAGAGGACTACATCGTCAGGAAGCGCAGGTATTCCGCTTTCTTCGGCACCGACCTTGATCTGACCCTCAGGGAGCTTGGCATTGAAAAGCTTTACATCACCGGGGTCCTGACGAACATCTGCGTCCTGCACACCGCGGGAGATGCCGTGCTTAGAGGCTACAAGGTTGCCGTAATAAGGGACTGCACCGCAGCACTGAATGACTACGATTATGAGTACGCTTTAAAGCACATGGAAAACGTTTTCAATGCGAGAATCATAACCTTGAGCGACTTCTTGCGAGGGTTGTGA
- a CDS encoding P-II family nitrogen regulator — protein MKMVVAIIRPERVEQVMDSLEDAGFVALTVTEVKGRGEQKGIQLQFRGRTVEVDMLEKVKLEVVVEDEEVQRAVDAIIAGARTGKIGDGRVFILPVEKSVRIRTGEVIQ, from the coding sequence ATGAAGATGGTTGTGGCTATAATCAGGCCTGAGAGGGTCGAACAGGTGATGGACTCACTCGAGGATGCAGGCTTTGTTGCCCTCACAGTTACCGAGGTGAAGGGAAGAGGGGAGCAGAAGGGAATACAGCTCCAGTTTCGCGGAAGGACTGTTGAGGTGGACATGCTTGAGAAGGTGAAGCTTGAAGTGGTTGTAGAAGATGAAGAGGTTCAGAGGGCTGTTGATGCAATAATTGCCGGAGCGAGAACGGGAAAAATCGGGGATGGAAGGGTTTTCATCCTGCCGGTGGAGAAATCGGTGAGGATAAGGACCGGGGAGGTCATTCAGTAA
- the cas6 gene encoding CRISPR-associated endoribonuclease Cas6, with protein MRLKVNLAPLERRSVIDLNHHYHLASAIYRAIERADPSLSLELHRPGIPKLFTFSKLMIPGRRFRIEGEKMVVYGDSAHFFFSTMRNEIAERLVEGLLSKPEIEISGARFLVSEVRVMREKKIGSRERFVTLSPINVSRYAGENGNGRVIDLYPKDVEFYEIIRQNLVKKYMAHYRKTPENVDLEIKPLSVKAKRIRIKNTYHRCVEMVFEARGSKELLEVGYKAGFGAKNSMGLGMVKVV; from the coding sequence ATGCGTTTGAAGGTGAACCTTGCTCCCTTGGAGCGAAGGTCTGTCATAGATTTGAACCACCATTACCACCTCGCCTCTGCAATTTACAGGGCGATTGAGAGAGCGGACCCATCGCTATCCCTTGAACTCCACCGGCCAGGAATTCCCAAGCTGTTCACCTTCAGCAAGCTCATGATTCCGGGGAGAAGATTCAGGATCGAGGGCGAAAAGATGGTCGTTTACGGTGACAGTGCTCATTTCTTCTTCTCCACGATGAGGAATGAAATCGCCGAGAGGCTAGTCGAGGGCCTGCTTTCAAAACCTGAGATCGAGATATCGGGTGCCAGGTTTCTCGTCTCTGAGGTCAGAGTTATGCGGGAGAAGAAAATTGGAAGCAGGGAGCGCTTCGTAACACTTAGCCCGATAAACGTTTCCAGATACGCAGGAGAAAACGGAAACGGGAGGGTGATCGACCTCTATCCCAAAGATGTCGAGTTTTACGAAATAATCAGGCAGAATCTGGTGAAGAAGTACATGGCTCATTACCGGAAAACACCGGAGAACGTTGATCTGGAGATAAAGCCCCTGAGCGTCAAGGCCAAGAGGATCAGAATAAAGAACACCTACCACAGATGCGTCGAGATGGTTTTCGAGGCCAGGGGGAGTAAAGAGCTGCTGGAGGTTGGATACAAGGCCGGTTTTGGCGCGAAAAATTCGATGGGGCTCGGGATGGTGAAGGTGGTATGA
- the queC gene encoding 7-cyano-7-deazaguanine synthase QueC, translating to MSATNRAVLILSGGVDSSTLLYWLLDRGYEVHALTFNYGQKHSREIEHARLIAEKATERGRVTHRVVDISAIHELISSGALTGDGEVPKAFYSEDVQKRTIVPNRNMIMLSIAAGYAVKIGAGEVYYAAHKSDYSIYPDCRKEFVKALDTAVYLANLWTPVEIKAPFVDMTKDEIVGLGLKLGVPYELTWSCYEGGERPCLECGTCLERTEAFLLNGARDPLLSDEEWKRAVKAYEEKKREHEGKH from the coding sequence ATGAGCGCCACAAACAGGGCAGTCCTCATACTCAGCGGAGGAGTGGACAGCTCGACGCTCCTCTACTGGCTCCTCGATAGGGGCTATGAGGTTCACGCTCTCACATTCAACTACGGGCAGAAGCATTCAAGAGAGATAGAGCACGCGAGGCTGATAGCAGAGAAAGCTACGGAGAGAGGCAGGGTAACGCACAGGGTCGTGGACATCTCAGCAATTCACGAGCTCATCTCTTCTGGAGCTTTGACCGGAGATGGCGAGGTTCCAAAGGCATTCTACAGCGAGGATGTGCAGAAGAGGACGATAGTCCCCAACAGGAACATGATAATGCTTTCCATCGCTGCAGGCTACGCGGTTAAAATTGGGGCAGGGGAGGTTTACTATGCCGCCCACAAGAGCGACTACAGCATCTACCCCGACTGCAGGAAGGAGTTCGTTAAAGCTTTGGACACGGCCGTCTATCTTGCCAACCTCTGGACGCCCGTTGAGATTAAAGCCCCCTTCGTGGACATGACGAAAGACGAGATAGTCGGGCTCGGGCTGAAGCTTGGAGTTCCATACGAGCTAACCTGGAGCTGCTACGAGGGCGGGGAAAGACCATGCCTCGAGTGCGGGACGTGTCTGGAAAGGACTGAGGCGTTCCTGCTGAACGGTGCAAGGGATCCGCTGCTGAGTGATGAGGAGTGGAAGAGGGCTGTAAAGGCCTACGAGGAAAAGAAGAGAGAGCATGAGGGCAAACATTAG
- the cas5b gene encoding type I-B CRISPR-associated protein Cas5b, with translation MMRVKIKSWTASFRYPTFQSGYQPTLPVPPLSTIQGILSAARGEIVSFKEIPFVGYVFMSEGKGIDLERIYALGKTETDVMRREVLFDNTLYLYLPDEWKKYFKKPRFQLLLGRSSDIATVEKIENVELEERVNIPVGGTIVPVVSGLPGLVHALPVEFDYPTIPRRAKTVKPFTILPFPRNAAQRRRQTYSGKLLYDLEIDIGVWFYEGLHGEV, from the coding sequence ATGATGCGAGTAAAAATAAAAAGCTGGACTGCAAGCTTTAGGTATCCCACGTTCCAATCAGGTTATCAACCTACATTACCTGTTCCTCCGCTTTCAACAATTCAGGGCATATTATCAGCGGCAAGAGGCGAAATAGTGTCTTTCAAAGAAATTCCATTCGTTGGATATGTTTTCATGAGTGAAGGTAAAGGAATTGATCTAGAAAGAATTTATGCTTTAGGAAAAACTGAAACAGATGTGATGAGGCGAGAAGTGTTGTTCGATAACACACTATATCTTTATCTACCTGACGAGTGGAAAAAATACTTCAAAAAGCCGAGATTCCAATTATTGCTCGGGCGTTCTAGTGATATAGCCACAGTAGAGAAAATAGAAAATGTTGAACTTGAAGAAAGGGTAAACATTCCTGTTGGAGGAACAATTGTTCCAGTGGTTTCGGGTTTACCAGGCTTGGTTCACGCACTTCCAGTGGAATTTGATTACCCAACAATTCCGAGAAGAGCAAAAACAGTAAAACCATTTACAATTTTGCCTTTTCCCAGAAATGCTGCACAAAGAAGGCGACAAACGTATAGTGGTAAACTACTTTATGACCTTGAAATAGACATCGGAGTATGGTTCTATGAAGGTCTGCATGGCGAAGTTTAA
- the queD gene encoding 6-carboxytetrahydropterin synthase QueD: MRIGVSERFSAAHSIPGHERCGRLHGHNFRVEVEIEGDVRENGMVMDFYDLKKHLREVLSEFDHRILNEIIDIPTSENICTEIFRKLKNKGLNVVRVRVYESEDKWAELTE, from the coding sequence ATGAGAATTGGTGTTAGCGAGAGGTTCAGCGCAGCCCACTCGATTCCGGGGCATGAGAGGTGCGGAAGGCTGCACGGACACAACTTCAGGGTCGAAGTGGAGATTGAAGGCGATGTCCGGGAAAACGGGATGGTGATGGACTTTTACGACCTGAAAAAACACCTCAGGGAAGTGCTGAGCGAGTTCGACCACAGGATACTCAACGAGATAATCGATATTCCGACGTCCGAGAACATCTGCACCGAAATTTTCAGAAAATTAAAAAATAAGGGCCTGAACGTTGTCAGGGTCAGGGTTTACGAGAGCGAGGACAAGTGGGCAGAGCTTACTGAATGA
- the cas7i gene encoding type I-B CRISPR-associated protein Cas7/Cst2/DevR — translation MRFAAGMILVDASHSALNMLGIDETTPERTVTRVKKLRKGSLSYPYVSPQAWRYWWRKTLAEHFEWNLSPMFREEKQVFTAANPIEYPDDDVFGYMRAIKKGNVNITVTRMSPLKNSPLISLLPDRSSVTPDEGYASRHEGDPVPYTQEFYSTVLKGVFSLDLDFVGRFTIIDKAGFKNLLSKDEISKLPKSLSDVKSEYESILQKAREMNAQIDDREIFMPKEIRKKRASEVIKALRYIFGGAKQTQYLTDITPKFIILAMFDGGINPFVSDIVYEDRGEIRFDSEALISRILEFKEIINPRKLFIGKDKGFMRGWKDELEKVKDSLTENGVEVAVTTVGDAIVKFAEEIEAYYD, via the coding sequence ATGAGATTTGCTGCTGGAATGATATTGGTGGATGCATCGCATTCGGCTTTGAACATGCTTGGAATAGACGAAACTACGCCTGAAAGAACTGTTACAAGGGTTAAGAAATTAAGAAAAGGTAGCCTGTCATACCCGTATGTTTCGCCGCAGGCTTGGCGTTATTGGTGGAGAAAAACGCTTGCAGAGCATTTTGAGTGGAATTTGTCTCCAATGTTCAGAGAGGAAAAACAGGTTTTCACAGCTGCTAATCCGATCGAATACCCCGATGATGATGTTTTTGGATACATGAGGGCAATCAAGAAAGGTAACGTGAACATCACGGTTACGAGAATGTCGCCTCTCAAAAACAGTCCTTTAATTTCTTTACTCCCAGACAGAAGCTCGGTCACACCTGATGAAGGTTACGCATCAAGGCATGAGGGAGATCCAGTCCCTTATACGCAGGAATTCTATTCAACCGTGCTGAAAGGAGTTTTCTCGTTAGATCTGGATTTCGTTGGCAGATTTACAATTATTGACAAAGCAGGATTTAAAAACTTGTTAAGCAAAGATGAAATCTCAAAATTGCCGAAGAGTTTAAGTGATGTCAAAAGTGAATACGAGTCAATTCTACAGAAAGCAAGGGAAATGAATGCACAGATTGACGATAGAGAGATTTTTATGCCAAAAGAAATCAGAAAGAAACGAGCAAGCGAGGTGATCAAAGCCCTTCGTTATATTTTCGGTGGTGCAAAGCAGACCCAGTATCTCACCGATATAACACCGAAGTTCATCATCTTGGCAATGTTTGATGGGGGAATAAACCCCTTTGTAAGCGACATAGTGTACGAGGATAGAGGAGAGATAAGGTTTGACTCTGAAGCCTTGATCTCAAGAATTCTCGAGTTCAAAGAAATCATCAATCCAAGAAAACTTTTCATTGGTAAAGACAAGGGATTCATGAGAGGATGGAAAGATGAATTAGAGAAAGTCAAAGATTCTCTTACTGAAAATGGTGTCGAAGTCGCAGTCACAACTGTTGGAGATGCAATAGTAAAGTTTGCTGAAGAAATTGAAGCTTACTATGATTGA
- a CDS encoding 7-carboxy-7-deazaguanine synthase QueE produces MRANISEIFYSVQGEGIFCGVRQLFIRFSGCNLNCYYCDTRYSERCMDYANSRELENPVSLDYIQNVVDSSKNIHSVSFTGGEPLLYANFIAGLEKTRAFYLESNMSLPEEARKLKHFDIIAGDLKVREALKAGYEEIYENTVKSFRILRDSESRVTFAKIVLPERFDVEDVLARAEGIADCVRCFVLQPVFGSDVRNILKLQEKMLELADTRVIPQVHKYLGVR; encoded by the coding sequence ATGAGGGCAAACATTAGCGAGATCTTCTACTCCGTTCAGGGAGAGGGCATATTCTGCGGAGTGAGGCAGCTTTTCATCAGGTTCTCGGGCTGCAACCTCAACTGCTACTACTGCGACACCCGGTACTCAGAGAGGTGCATGGACTATGCGAACAGCAGGGAGCTCGAAAACCCCGTGAGCTTGGATTACATTCAGAACGTTGTGGACTCCTCGAAAAACATACACTCCGTCTCGTTTACGGGTGGGGAGCCTTTGCTCTACGCGAACTTCATAGCAGGACTGGAAAAGACGAGAGCGTTCTACCTCGAGTCCAACATGTCTCTGCCAGAGGAGGCCAGAAAGCTGAAGCATTTCGACATAATTGCGGGAGACCTGAAGGTCAGGGAGGCGTTGAAGGCCGGTTATGAGGAGATCTACGAAAACACCGTGAAGTCATTCAGGATACTGAGGGATTCTGAGAGCAGGGTCACCTTCGCCAAGATCGTTCTGCCGGAGCGGTTCGACGTCGAGGATGTGCTGGCAAGAGCCGAGGGCATCGCGGACTGTGTCAGATGCTTCGTCCTCCAGCCCGTGTTTGGCTCTGACGTGAGAAACATTTTAAAACTCCAGGAAAAGATGCTGGAGCTTGCCGACACGAGGGTGATTCCGCAGGTTCACAAATACCTGGGGGTGAGGTAA